Proteins from a genomic interval of Geodermatophilus obscurus DSM 43160:
- a CDS encoding NAD(P)/FAD-dependent oxidoreductase encodes MTSSPTTVIGGGIAGTACARVLAEAGLPVRVLDRGRRPGGRMASRTLHDRTVDIGASYLTAEEGSPFAAVVRDWVDRGLARPWTDTFAVAGPEGLRSTTTGPVRYAAPGGLRSLVADLASGLDVESGRTVAAVGPGPRVDDEDVPAAVLAMPDPQARRVLDPATAGRLLDDRPWEPSLAVVLGWSQRRWAADLHGVFVHDDPAVTWVADDGDRRGDGAPVLVAHTTAELAAAHLEDPDAAAGPVAAAVGRALGIGVPPAWTTVHRWTYARPAAARSEPFELADGIGVCGDGWSAPSRVQAAWTSGTALGRALLVTH; translated from the coding sequence GTGACCTCCTCCCCCACGACGGTCATCGGCGGCGGCATCGCCGGCACGGCCTGCGCCCGCGTCCTCGCCGAGGCGGGGCTCCCCGTCCGCGTGCTCGACCGCGGCCGGCGACCGGGCGGGCGGATGGCCTCGCGGACGCTGCACGACCGCACCGTCGACATCGGCGCCTCCTACCTGACCGCGGAGGAGGGCTCGCCCTTCGCGGCGGTGGTCCGCGACTGGGTCGACCGCGGCCTGGCCCGGCCGTGGACCGACACCTTCGCCGTCGCCGGCCCTGAGGGCCTGCGTTCGACGACCACGGGACCGGTCCGCTACGCCGCACCCGGTGGGCTGCGCTCGCTGGTCGCCGACCTCGCGTCCGGGCTGGACGTAGAGAGCGGGCGCACGGTCGCCGCCGTCGGCCCCGGCCCACGGGTGGACGACGAGGACGTGCCGGCCGCCGTCCTGGCCATGCCCGACCCGCAGGCCCGCCGGGTGCTCGACCCGGCCACGGCCGGCCGGCTGCTGGACGACCGGCCGTGGGAGCCCTCGCTGGCCGTCGTCCTGGGGTGGTCGCAGCGGCGCTGGGCGGCCGACCTGCACGGCGTCTTCGTGCACGACGACCCGGCGGTCACCTGGGTCGCCGACGACGGGGACCGGCGAGGGGACGGCGCCCCCGTGCTGGTCGCGCACACCACCGCCGAGCTCGCGGCCGCGCACCTCGAGGACCCGGACGCCGCCGCCGGCCCGGTCGCCGCCGCGGTCGGCCGGGCCCTGGGCATCGGGGTCCCACCGGCCTGGACGACGGTGCACCGCTGGACCTACGCGCGCCCCGCCGCGGCGCGGTCCGAGCCGTTCGAGCTCGCCGACGGGATCGGGGTCTGCGGCGACGGCTGGTCGGCGCCGTCGCGGGTGCAGGCCGCCTGGACCTCGGGCACCGCCCTGGGCCGCGCCCTGCTCGTCACGCACTGA
- a CDS encoding TrmH family RNA methyltransferase has translation MPEPPTTITDPDDPRVADFRDLKAGDRPPGTERGTGPVIVEGVPAVERLLTSPYRVRAVLGVPGRLAALDLPEGVPAYEADKWVLSEVIGFRLTRGVLASADRRPPADLDALLTGPDPAAPRRLAVLEALNDAENLGSIARSAVALGVDGLLLDPRCADPLYRRSVRVSMGHVLALPFAALPDWPGGLDRLHDAGYLTVALTPAEDAVDLAEVDPRAHPRTAVLLGAEGPGLTPQAQRAARVRARIPMRTGVDSLGVAAAAAVAFATLR, from the coding sequence GTGCCCGAGCCCCCCACGACGATCACCGACCCGGACGACCCGCGGGTGGCCGACTTCCGCGACCTCAAGGCCGGGGACCGCCCGCCGGGCACCGAGCGCGGCACCGGCCCGGTGATCGTCGAGGGAGTCCCGGCGGTCGAGCGGCTGCTGACCTCGCCCTACCGGGTGCGCGCGGTGCTCGGCGTCCCGGGACGGCTGGCGGCGCTGGACCTGCCCGAGGGCGTCCCCGCCTACGAGGCGGACAAGTGGGTGCTCTCCGAGGTGATCGGCTTCCGGTTGACCCGCGGGGTGCTCGCCTCGGCCGACCGGCGCCCGCCGGCCGACCTCGACGCGCTGCTGACCGGGCCGGATCCGGCCGCACCCCGCCGGCTGGCCGTGCTCGAGGCGCTCAACGACGCGGAGAACCTGGGGTCCATCGCCCGCTCCGCGGTGGCCCTGGGCGTCGACGGGCTGCTGCTGGACCCGCGCTGTGCCGACCCGCTCTACCGACGCTCGGTGCGGGTCTCGATGGGACACGTGCTGGCCCTGCCGTTCGCCGCCCTGCCGGACTGGCCCGGCGGGCTGGACCGGCTGCACGACGCGGGCTACCTGACCGTCGCGCTCACCCCGGCCGAGGACGCCGTCGACCTCGCCGAGGTGGACCCGCGGGCGCACCCGCGAACCGCGGTGCTGCTCGGAGCGGAGGGACCGGGGCTGACCCCGCAGGCCCAGCGGGCTGCGCGGGTGCGGGCCCGGATCCCGATGCGGACCGGTGTGGATTCCCTGGGCGTCGCCGCAGCGGCCGCGGTGGCCTTCGCCACCCTCAGGTGA
- a CDS encoding general stress protein, with amino-acid sequence MSASVSMPLGGVQVGSYDSYEQAQAAVDYLSDQKFAVENVTIIGSDLRQVERVTGRLTWGRVLAAGAAGGAWWGLFVGLLLGIFAARPGAWIGSILTGLLIGLLFGALFAAIGYSASRGRRDFTSTSAVVAGRYDLMCNPAHAEEARAHLARFSLRG; translated from the coding sequence ATGTCAGCCTCGGTGTCCATGCCCCTCGGCGGCGTTCAGGTCGGTTCCTACGACAGCTACGAGCAGGCTCAGGCCGCCGTCGACTACCTCTCCGACCAGAAGTTCGCCGTCGAGAACGTCACGATCATCGGTTCGGACCTGCGCCAGGTGGAGCGGGTCACCGGCCGGCTCACCTGGGGCCGGGTGCTCGCCGCCGGCGCAGCCGGCGGGGCCTGGTGGGGTCTGTTCGTCGGCCTGCTGCTCGGCATCTTCGCCGCCCGGCCCGGCGCCTGGATCGGCTCGATCCTGACCGGCCTGCTCATCGGTCTGCTGTTCGGCGCGCTGTTCGCCGCGATCGGCTACTCCGCCAGCCGGGGCCGACGGGACTTCACGAGCACGAGCGCCGTGGTCGCGGGCCGCTACGACCTCATGTGCAACCCCGCGCACGCCGAGGAGGCCCGGGCACACCTGGCCCGCTTCTCCCTGCGCGGCTGA
- the sepH gene encoding septation protein SepH, translated as MRSLRLVALTDDGKSLVLALDGAEPGEEGERFELPIDDRVRAAARGDARRLGQIDVEIGVTLPPRVIQARIRAGETPEQVAQASGIRVERIMRFAHPVLQERERVAEQAREARVRLSEGAPSVPLQQFMSERLRLLGADLDAVRWDAHRAGDGVWQVTAAWQAGAKSGVTRWAYDVPARTVTPVDAATTDFAEGTRLVRVVPHVPAERPPPVRPRPVSVVPDDDGVPAPASSRLARDEDDRSADDDVRPVLPVDVSPAVTRRADPAPPADEDDISEHDTVVLGRPGGEGDDDEDPRARIPAWEDIVFGVRRHR; from the coding sequence ATGCGTTCGCTGCGGCTGGTGGCGCTCACCGACGACGGCAAGAGCCTGGTGCTCGCCCTCGACGGCGCCGAGCCCGGCGAGGAGGGCGAGCGCTTCGAGCTGCCGATCGACGACCGGGTGCGCGCCGCCGCGCGCGGTGACGCCCGCAGGCTCGGCCAGATCGACGTCGAGATCGGCGTGACGCTGCCGCCCCGGGTGATCCAGGCCCGCATCCGCGCCGGTGAGACGCCCGAGCAGGTGGCGCAGGCCTCCGGCATCCGCGTCGAGCGGATCATGCGCTTCGCCCACCCGGTGCTGCAGGAGCGCGAGCGGGTGGCCGAGCAGGCCCGCGAGGCGCGGGTGCGGCTCTCCGAGGGCGCGCCGTCGGTGCCGCTGCAGCAGTTCATGTCCGAGCGGCTGCGGCTGCTCGGCGCCGACCTCGACGCCGTCCGCTGGGACGCCCACCGCGCCGGGGACGGCGTCTGGCAGGTCACCGCCGCCTGGCAGGCCGGCGCGAAGTCCGGCGTCACCCGCTGGGCCTACGACGTCCCGGCCCGCACCGTCACCCCGGTCGACGCCGCCACCACCGACTTCGCCGAGGGCACCCGGCTGGTGCGCGTCGTCCCGCACGTGCCGGCCGAGCGACCCCCGCCGGTGCGCCCCCGCCCGGTGTCCGTCGTCCCCGACGACGACGGGGTGCCGGCCCCCGCCTCCTCCCGGCTCGCCCGCGACGAGGACGACCGGTCCGCGGACGACGACGTGCGCCCGGTGCTCCCGGTCGACGTCTCCCCGGCGGTCACCCGGCGCGCCGACCCCGCCCCGCCCGCCGACGAGGACGACATCAGCGAGCACGACACCGTCGTCCTCGGCCGTCCCGGCGGTGAGGGGGACGACGACGAGGACCCCCGCGCCCGCATCCCCGCGTGGGAGGACATCGTCTTCGGGGTCCGCCGCCACCGCTGA
- the serC gene encoding phosphoserine transaminase, with protein sequence MSITIPADLLPSDGRFGCGPSKVRPEALEALAGSGASLMGTSHRQAPVKGLVRQVREGLTELFDLPDGYEVVLGNGGTTAFWDAAIIGLIRERSAHGSYGEFSSKFATGVAEAPFLADPVIAKAAPGSLALPAATDGVDVYAWAHNETSTGVMAPVQRPHATDDALVLIDATSAAGGLPVDVTQTDVYYFAPQKNLGGDGGLWVALMSRDALDRIAEIKASGRWIPGFLDLSIAVDNSAKDQTYNTPAVATLFLLADQIRWLLSLGGLTGAVARTQDSSSRLYGWAEQSSYATPFVADRDQRSYVVGTVDFDESVDAAEVARVLRANGVVDVEPYRKLGRNQLRVGMFPAVEPDDVSALTACIDFVVEKL encoded by the coding sequence ATGAGCATCACCATCCCCGCCGACCTCCTGCCCTCCGACGGCCGCTTCGGTTGCGGCCCGTCCAAGGTGCGCCCCGAGGCCCTCGAGGCGCTGGCCGGCAGCGGCGCCTCCCTGATGGGGACCTCCCACCGGCAGGCGCCGGTCAAGGGCCTGGTCCGCCAGGTCCGCGAGGGGCTGACCGAGCTGTTCGACCTGCCCGACGGCTACGAGGTCGTCCTCGGCAACGGCGGCACGACGGCGTTCTGGGACGCCGCGATCATCGGGCTCATCCGCGAGCGCAGCGCCCACGGCAGCTACGGCGAGTTCTCCTCGAAGTTCGCGACCGGCGTGGCCGAGGCGCCGTTCCTCGCCGACCCGGTGATCGCCAAGGCCGCGCCCGGCTCGCTGGCCCTGCCCGCCGCCACCGACGGCGTCGACGTCTACGCGTGGGCGCACAACGAGACCTCCACCGGCGTCATGGCCCCGGTGCAGCGGCCGCACGCCACGGACGACGCACTCGTGCTCATCGACGCCACCAGCGCCGCCGGCGGACTGCCGGTCGACGTCACGCAGACCGACGTCTACTACTTCGCCCCGCAGAAGAACCTCGGTGGGGACGGCGGGCTGTGGGTGGCGCTGATGTCGCGGGACGCCCTCGACCGCATCGCCGAGATCAAGGCCTCGGGCCGCTGGATCCCCGGCTTCCTGGACCTGTCCATCGCCGTCGACAACTCGGCCAAGGACCAGACCTACAACACCCCGGCCGTCGCCACGCTGTTCCTGCTGGCCGACCAGATCCGCTGGCTGCTGTCCCTCGGCGGGCTCACCGGCGCCGTCGCGCGCACCCAGGACTCCTCGAGCCGGCTCTACGGCTGGGCCGAGCAGTCGTCCTACGCCACGCCGTTCGTTGCCGACCGCGACCAGCGCTCCTACGTGGTGGGCACCGTCGACTTCGACGAGTCGGTGGACGCCGCCGAGGTCGCGAGGGTGCTGCGCGCCAACGGCGTCGTGGACGTCGAGCCCTACCGCAAGCTCGGCCGCAACCAGCTGCGGGTCGGCATGTTCCCCGCCGTCGAGCCGGACGACGTCAGCGCGCTGACCGCCTGCATCGACTTCGTCGTCGAGAAGCTCTGA